A genomic region of Novipirellula artificiosorum contains the following coding sequences:
- a CDS encoding ECF-type sigma factor produces MGEVTELLCQLRSGDAGASEGLFRTVYEELRLIAESQFAREQGEQTLQPTALVNEAYLRLVSGGRLQKFDSRGHFFAAAAEAMRRILIDAARARGSQKRGGHCNRIELGEWVDDSAQATDLLLDLDDGLDLLVAVDSASADLVKLRVFAGLSVTEAGELLGMSRSSAYKNWEFARSWFAVRWEG; encoded by the coding sequence ATGGGTGAAGTTACCGAATTGTTGTGCCAATTGCGATCGGGCGATGCCGGGGCATCGGAGGGTTTATTCCGCACGGTGTATGAGGAGCTGCGTTTGATTGCCGAGAGCCAATTTGCGCGGGAGCAGGGTGAACAGACGCTTCAGCCGACGGCACTTGTGAACGAAGCCTATTTGCGGTTGGTGTCGGGTGGTCGGCTGCAAAAATTCGACAGTCGAGGACACTTTTTCGCGGCCGCTGCCGAAGCGATGCGGCGAATCCTAATTGATGCCGCTCGTGCCCGCGGAAGTCAAAAGCGTGGTGGCCATTGCAATCGCATCGAATTAGGCGAATGGGTTGACGATTCCGCGCAAGCGACCGACTTGCTACTGGACCTAGACGATGGGCTCGATCTTTTGGTCGCGGTCGACTCCGCCTCGGCAGATCTGGTCAAGCTTCGCGTCTTTGCCGGCTTATCGGTTACCGAAGCTGGCGAGTTATTGGGGATGTCGCGTAGCTCTGCCTACAAGAATTGGGAGTTTGCGCGTTCTTGGTTCGCGGTGCGCTGGGAAGGTTGA
- a CDS encoding IS3 family transposase, with product MIEPDHADLSIRRQCEILGLSRSTYYSEPAQESPENLRLMRMIDEQHLEHPHMGRLSMTQWLNLQGYHVNIKRVRRLMDLMDLTAIYPKPRMTIPNKEHVIYPYLLRGIQIERPDQVWSTDITYLPMYRGFMYLVAVIDWYSRHVLSWRVSNSLENSFCIDALEEAFATTQRQPEIFNTDQGAQFTSQSFTSILKSKEIQISMDGKGRALDNVFIERLWRSLKYEAIYLKEDETVADLINSVKGYFEFYSLQRPHQALGGQTPMSVYGQAA from the coding sequence ATGATCGAGCCTGATCACGCTGACCTTAGCATTCGCCGCCAATGCGAAATCCTGGGCTTGTCCCGATCAACCTACTACAGCGAGCCAGCCCAGGAAAGTCCGGAGAACTTACGCCTGATGCGAATGATTGATGAACAACACTTGGAGCATCCCCACATGGGACGACTGAGCATGACTCAGTGGTTGAACCTGCAAGGTTACCACGTCAATATCAAACGGGTACGACGCCTGATGGACTTGATGGATTTGACCGCAATTTACCCGAAACCACGCATGACGATCCCCAACAAAGAGCATGTGATTTATCCTTACTTACTACGAGGAATCCAGATTGAACGTCCAGATCAAGTCTGGAGTACGGACATCACTTACCTACCGATGTACCGCGGCTTTATGTACTTGGTGGCCGTCATCGATTGGTATAGTCGCCACGTGCTGTCGTGGCGCGTGTCGAACAGCCTGGAGAATTCATTCTGCATTGATGCTCTGGAGGAAGCATTTGCAACCACACAACGTCAACCCGAAATATTCAACACTGACCAAGGTGCACAATTCACGAGCCAATCATTCACATCGATTCTCAAATCGAAGGAGATTCAGATTAGTATGGATGGCAAAGGAAGAGCATTGGACAACGTGTTCATCGAGCGTCTTTGGCGAAGTTTGAAATACGAAGCCATCTATTTAAAGGAGGATGAAACAGTAGCCGATTTAATCAATAGCGTAAAAGGTTACTTTGAGTTTTACTCATTGCAACGTCCGCACCAGGCCCTTGGCGGTCAAACGCCGATGAGCGTTTACGGGCAAGCGGCGTAA
- a CDS encoding PKD domain-containing protein, with amino-acid sequence MSNVTGRLSIQGDAVDGDTIVLAGLGTSIAADVVVDGVGGVDQVRFDDNFILKNNADLEVFAEQITAAANVVVQTQGAGRVMLYGDELDLALTSTIESANSVTLAPLSPNRDIEVGTTSANTLSLPASVLDRILTSSLTIGRDGLLSGSLYQGNITVAGDVALAPKTNLQFITAADIILAGTIDTSGGVLSLSPGATPHAVQVELSHNAVIASELVIAAGSDLRFTIDGTTANSEYSQLNLSATLDLTGINLVVDGQHQISLAESFVLISNDGTDPIAGAFSGLPEGIAIRNFLGSPLSVQLSYLGLDAATGNDLVLTVIEPPNFPPVADAGGPYQVNEGATVQLDASGSSDPDLPDDTQLFEWDLDGDGIFGEVGIGAQRGDEVGTNPSFNASGLDGETSVPVAVRVPDDFGDSDTAVATINVNNVAPTIEMVSSITVERGIAFTLDGSFVDPGQDTWVATVNYSDDTGVQMLTLVGNDFQLAHTYSTAGVYTAVVTIDDGDGGVTRKNVTVEVDLPPSPDLKLISSDVLFNPINPDAGEVVNFEIDVTNQGTLAATDVPFSVQVYDGDSEEYVDIGGGVIASLDACAVGQQPNDCPETQVTLTWDGNGGQPALPTVDSYLLVRVVVDPDSIIEELDESNNEAIQVLQISSPDFGSAGLVADISPFTAYRGERVAVGGQAYYDFSSIPGDYDFPVQNASVTARLIHPSTDEVLRVSGGRTVVNGNIFHTIRVPEIDDVYWLQFEVSDGTFSRVFETTLTVEGESPDPLPERPLICHRDRHTCSTPRSFSIPHSYGVGHAALTTDYQIDVRVTDATSQQDSDSVSTEVPTDQISPLASTDRYDVDQATTLSVGIADSVLSNDIAATHDPLEAVLVIAPERASSFVLNTDGTFTYTPQADFRDIDQFVYVAQSSGRPSAETVVEIEVRNLAPTITSVVISGSSEQVVAGETLTLDGSFLDAGTVLAHAGTVDWGDGGDLQSLSLSFDSGSGTFQATHAYASPGTYTATVTISDGEMEAIDENLQGESLNDQIMAAWNSNESYTDRTDALTALIDDVDDNEFSSCDYGSLIFEAPM; translated from the coding sequence GTGAGTAACGTGACCGGAAGGCTGAGTATCCAGGGCGACGCGGTGGACGGTGACACCATCGTCCTCGCCGGACTCGGCACTTCTATTGCTGCTGATGTCGTCGTCGACGGTGTTGGCGGAGTCGATCAAGTACGCTTCGACGACAATTTCATTCTGAAAAACAATGCTGATTTGGAAGTCTTCGCGGAACAGATCACTGCGGCCGCCAACGTGGTCGTGCAGACCCAAGGGGCCGGACGCGTGATGCTCTACGGCGACGAACTTGACCTGGCTCTCACATCGACCATCGAGTCCGCAAACTCTGTCACCCTTGCACCTCTCTCTCCTAACCGGGATATCGAGGTGGGAACAACCAGCGCGAACACGCTGAGTCTACCGGCATCAGTACTCGATCGAATCCTGACTTCATCGCTAACGATCGGACGCGATGGTTTGCTCAGCGGTTCGCTTTACCAGGGTAACATCACGGTCGCCGGTGATGTGGCTTTGGCGCCGAAGACCAATCTGCAATTCATAACAGCCGCAGATATTATTCTCGCCGGTACAATCGACACCTCCGGCGGTGTGCTTTCGCTAAGCCCCGGTGCTACGCCCCATGCCGTACAGGTCGAACTATCACACAACGCCGTGATTGCTAGCGAGCTGGTCATTGCTGCGGGCAGCGACCTTCGCTTTACAATCGATGGCACCACGGCGAACAGCGAATACTCTCAGCTCAACCTCAGCGCGACCCTGGATCTGACAGGCATTAATCTGGTCGTCGACGGCCAGCATCAAATCAGTCTCGCGGAGAGCTTCGTCCTGATTAGCAACGATGGTACCGATCCCATCGCCGGCGCCTTTTCAGGTTTGCCGGAAGGAATCGCGATCCGCAACTTCCTTGGATCGCCACTGAGTGTTCAGTTGTCTTACCTGGGGCTGGACGCTGCCACCGGAAACGACCTGGTGTTGACGGTGATTGAACCGCCTAACTTCCCACCTGTCGCCGATGCTGGCGGGCCTTACCAGGTCAATGAGGGAGCTACCGTGCAGTTGGATGCGTCTGGGTCGAGTGATCCTGACTTACCGGACGACACGCAGCTATTCGAGTGGGATTTGGACGGCGATGGAATCTTTGGAGAAGTCGGAATCGGTGCGCAACGAGGCGACGAAGTCGGAACCAATCCAAGCTTCAATGCCAGTGGGCTGGATGGAGAAACGAGCGTGCCGGTCGCAGTACGCGTGCCTGATGATTTTGGTGATTCCGACACGGCTGTTGCAACGATCAACGTGAATAACGTGGCTCCGACGATTGAAATGGTATCGTCGATCACCGTCGAAAGAGGCATCGCATTTACACTCGATGGCTCTTTCGTTGATCCTGGGCAGGATACTTGGGTGGCCACCGTCAACTACTCGGACGATACCGGCGTTCAAATGCTGACGCTCGTTGGCAACGACTTCCAACTGGCCCACACATACAGCACCGCTGGTGTCTATACCGCTGTGGTCACCATCGACGACGGGGATGGCGGTGTCACCCGCAAGAACGTGACTGTTGAGGTTGATCTACCGCCGTCGCCGGATTTGAAGTTGATCTCGTCGGATGTGTTGTTCAATCCGATCAATCCAGACGCCGGTGAGGTGGTCAACTTTGAGATCGATGTGACCAACCAAGGGACGCTGGCCGCGACCGACGTGCCTTTCAGTGTTCAAGTGTACGACGGGGACAGCGAAGAGTATGTGGATATTGGTGGTGGTGTGATTGCCTCCCTGGATGCCTGTGCCGTGGGCCAGCAACCGAATGATTGTCCGGAAACTCAGGTCACCTTGACCTGGGATGGCAACGGCGGTCAGCCTGCGTTGCCGACCGTGGACTCCTACCTGCTGGTCCGCGTCGTTGTAGATCCGGACTCGATCATCGAAGAACTCGACGAATCGAACAACGAGGCCATTCAAGTATTACAGATCAGCAGTCCCGATTTCGGTTCAGCCGGACTGGTTGCCGACATCTCGCCTTTCACTGCGTACCGAGGTGAACGCGTCGCGGTGGGCGGTCAGGCATATTATGATTTTAGTTCCATTCCGGGCGACTACGACTTCCCCGTGCAAAACGCGAGTGTGACCGCTCGTTTGATTCACCCGAGTACTGACGAAGTGCTACGGGTCTCCGGGGGCCGCACGGTGGTCAACGGTAACATTTTCCATACGATTCGAGTTCCCGAGATAGATGATGTTTACTGGCTTCAGTTTGAAGTCAGTGATGGGACGTTTAGCCGTGTGTTTGAGACGACACTCACCGTCGAGGGTGAATCCCCTGACCCTCTACCAGAGCGGCCGCTGATTTGCCACCGGGATCGGCATACCTGTTCAACACCGCGATCGTTCTCGATTCCACATTCCTATGGCGTGGGCCATGCGGCGTTGACGACCGATTATCAAATCGATGTTCGCGTTACCGACGCAACCAGTCAGCAGGATTCGGATAGCGTCAGCACCGAGGTGCCGACGGATCAGATCTCGCCACTTGCGAGCACTGACCGCTATGACGTTGACCAAGCAACAACGCTTTCGGTGGGAATTGCCGACAGTGTGCTGTCCAACGATATTGCAGCCACACACGATCCACTCGAAGCAGTGCTGGTGATTGCGCCGGAGCGCGCCAGCAGTTTTGTATTGAACACTGATGGTACCTTCACCTATACGCCACAAGCGGATTTCCGAGACATCGACCAGTTTGTTTATGTGGCTCAGTCCAGTGGCAGACCCAGCGCAGAGACCGTTGTCGAAATCGAGGTTCGTAATCTTGCTCCGACCATCACTTCCGTAGTGATTTCGGGATCGAGCGAACAAGTCGTCGCGGGTGAGACTCTGACGCTTGATGGATCGTTCCTTGATGCTGGAACGGTTTTGGCTCATGCCGGTACGGTCGATTGGGGCGACGGAGGTGACCTACAGTCATTGTCGTTGTCCTTCGATTCGGGCAGCGGGACTTTCCAGGCGACTCATGCCTACGCGAGTCCAGGAACCTATACGGCAACGGTCACGATCAGCGACGGTGAGATGGAAGCGATCGATGAGAACCTTCAAGGTGAGTCGCTGAATGATCAAATCATGGCGGCTTGGAACAGCAACGAATCCTACACGGATCGAACCGACGCACTGACAGCTTTGATCGATGATGTTGACGACAACGAATTCTCTTCCTGTGACTACGGTTCGCTGATATTTGAAGCTCCAATGTGA
- a CDS encoding transposase produces the protein MTKRRRSISSAVKAKIAIAAVKEEKTVRELATQYQVHSTQIHTWKKKLLDGAAELFERGYVSNREQEFKKREAEFFEEIGRSKMELEWLKKKAAQFE, from the coding sequence ATGACCAAACGACGTAGAAGCATTAGCTCGGCCGTAAAAGCAAAGATTGCTATCGCCGCCGTAAAAGAAGAAAAGACCGTTCGCGAGCTTGCGACTCAGTACCAGGTTCATTCGACTCAGATCCACACTTGGAAGAAGAAGCTGCTCGACGGAGCAGCCGAACTCTTCGAGCGAGGGTATGTAAGCAATCGCGAGCAAGAGTTCAAAAAACGCGAAGCAGAATTCTTTGAAGAAATTGGCCGCTCGAAGATGGAACTCGAGTGGTTGAAAAAAAAAGCTGCCCAGTTCGAATGA
- a CDS encoding carbohydrate-binding protein, with protein MNRCLLVLASWLLTSSLVSATEYHVSPSGSDTNRGTEAAPLKTISAASLVAQPGDTITVHGGVYRERIDPPRGGTSDLQRIVYQAAEAEQVCIKGSEIVKGWERVQNSTWKVKVPNEDFGSFNPFSDVIKGDWFNPLGRVHHSGAVYLDGHWLTEAANETDVLKPIGEATSSYLRRSSGTLLNVAWLEPGSGDRATSHLDASGFTSQHGIQKAPCSEGGECIGWIESGDSVCYENVNFGTHSDRIAFRVASATRGGMIEAHMDDPDGELLGTCKVPSTGDWQAWSTVNAKIKPTSGTHSLCLLFKSFEEESKSDLRLWFATVDDKETTIWAQFKDVDPNQTEVEINVRQAILYPSKPGIDYLTVRGFKLVHAATPWAPPTSEQIGLIGTHWSKGWIIEDNEIGYSVCTGITLGKHGDEFDNTSQNSAEGYVETIHRATQAGWSKDKIGHHVVRNNHISHCEQAGIVGSMGATFSNVTDNVIHDIHIRRLFTGAEMAGIKFHGAIDSTICHNRIYRCSRGIWLDWMTQGTRVSRNLLYDNGPSEDLFLEVNHGPALVDHNLMLSTNSILVNSQGAAYVHNLIAGRVHVLVGEKRLTPFLDAHSSEVAGLAENPSGDERYYNNLFVSGGLAEYDSAVLPVYMAGNVFLKGAKPSRHERDPVVLSDIDPSFQVVEKGDSVYLRATLDPIIENTQSALVTTERLGKAKTPDLPYEQPNGKPYRLDLDYLEKPRNVTDPSVGPFEKSKRSSAETETHQWKVW; from the coding sequence ATGAATCGATGTCTCTTGGTGCTTGCGTCTTGGTTACTAACCTCCAGCTTGGTTTCGGCTACGGAATACCATGTTTCGCCGAGCGGATCGGATACAAACCGGGGTACGGAAGCTGCTCCGCTGAAAACAATCTCCGCCGCGTCTCTCGTTGCCCAGCCGGGTGACACCATCACGGTCCACGGCGGTGTTTACCGCGAACGCATCGATCCGCCTCGCGGTGGCACTTCCGATCTTCAGCGAATTGTGTATCAAGCAGCGGAAGCAGAGCAGGTCTGCATCAAAGGTTCTGAAATCGTGAAGGGATGGGAACGTGTGCAAAACAGCACCTGGAAGGTCAAGGTGCCGAACGAGGATTTTGGTAGCTTCAATCCCTTTTCCGATGTGATCAAGGGTGACTGGTTTAATCCTCTCGGGCGAGTACACCACTCCGGTGCAGTCTACCTTGACGGTCACTGGTTGACCGAAGCCGCCAACGAAACCGATGTACTCAAACCGATCGGCGAAGCGACATCCTCTTACCTACGGCGAAGTTCTGGGACGTTGTTGAATGTAGCTTGGTTGGAACCCGGTAGTGGAGATCGAGCGACCAGCCATTTGGATGCGAGCGGCTTTACGTCGCAACATGGCATTCAAAAGGCTCCCTGCTCCGAAGGAGGGGAGTGCATTGGCTGGATCGAATCGGGCGATTCGGTCTGTTACGAAAACGTCAATTTCGGAACTCACAGCGACCGGATCGCGTTCCGCGTCGCTTCGGCTACCCGCGGTGGGATGATCGAAGCTCACATGGATGATCCGGATGGCGAGTTGCTCGGCACATGCAAGGTGCCCTCGACTGGCGACTGGCAAGCGTGGTCCACCGTCAACGCCAAGATCAAACCGACGAGTGGAACACACTCACTTTGCCTCCTCTTCAAGAGCTTTGAAGAGGAATCAAAATCCGATCTGCGATTGTGGTTCGCCACCGTCGATGACAAAGAGACAACCATCTGGGCTCAGTTTAAGGACGTAGATCCGAATCAGACCGAAGTTGAGATCAATGTTCGGCAAGCAATCCTTTACCCGTCAAAGCCAGGCATCGACTACCTTACCGTTCGTGGGTTCAAGCTGGTTCACGCGGCGACGCCATGGGCACCACCAACGTCCGAGCAGATCGGTTTGATTGGCACGCATTGGAGCAAAGGATGGATTATCGAGGACAATGAGATTGGCTACTCCGTTTGCACCGGGATTACGCTCGGGAAGCACGGCGACGAGTTTGACAATACATCCCAGAATTCAGCGGAGGGCTATGTCGAGACGATTCATCGCGCCACTCAAGCTGGCTGGTCTAAAGACAAGATCGGTCACCACGTTGTTCGCAACAACCACATCTCTCATTGCGAGCAGGCAGGAATCGTTGGCAGTATGGGAGCCACATTCAGCAACGTCACGGATAATGTGATCCATGATATCCATATCCGCCGCCTGTTCACGGGTGCTGAGATGGCTGGAATCAAGTTTCACGGAGCGATTGATTCGACAATCTGTCACAACCGTATTTACCGTTGTAGTCGCGGCATTTGGCTGGACTGGATGACTCAGGGCACACGCGTGAGCCGAAACCTGTTGTATGACAATGGCCCCAGTGAAGATCTTTTCTTGGAAGTCAACCATGGCCCCGCACTTGTCGACCACAACTTGATGCTGTCGACCAACAGTATCTTGGTCAACTCGCAAGGAGCCGCTTATGTACACAATCTGATCGCGGGTCGCGTTCATGTGCTCGTCGGCGAAAAGCGGTTAACTCCGTTTTTGGATGCTCACTCGTCCGAGGTTGCGGGGCTGGCGGAAAACCCAAGCGGCGATGAACGATACTACAACAACCTCTTTGTTTCAGGCGGGTTAGCCGAATACGATTCCGCAGTATTGCCCGTCTACATGGCTGGCAATGTGTTCCTCAAAGGTGCAAAACCATCGCGGCATGAACGAGATCCGGTGGTGCTGTCTGACATCGACCCGAGTTTCCAGGTCGTTGAGAAAGGCGACAGCGTCTATTTGAGAGCAACCCTTGATCCTATCATTGAGAACACACAAAGCGCATTAGTGACAACGGAACGATTGGGCAAGGCCAAGACCCCCGATCTGCCGTACGAGCAACCCAATGGCAAACCGTATCGGCTCGACTTGGACTACCTTGAAAAGCCAAGAAACGTGACGGATCCGAGTGTTGGCCCGTTTGAAAAGAGCAAGCGAAGCAGCGCCGAAACCGAAACTCATCAATGGAAGGTTTGGTAA
- a CDS encoding WD40 repeat domain-containing serine/threonine protein kinase, which produces MSDPSQSDSIKSVFIKAIAIDDVDERRRMVEQACGSDEVMHAAVEQLLAARDRQDSNVLDEVVDYFGSRETQGMSTRSGICPQPIDSDVLPQIDRYKICELIGEGGMGAVYVAQQEEPVRRKVAVKVIRAGIATKETMARFSAERQALALMDHPNIAKVLDGGATTAGQPYLVMELVQGLPITEYADTKRLSTEERLQIFVKVCRAVQHAHRKGVIHRNLKPSNILVAEIDDEAVPSVIDFGLAKALDHPLTDNTIYTGFAQMVGTPMYMSPEQAEMGVIDIDTRSDVYSLGVLLYELVVGAPPFDHATFKAASFDEVRRIIRDEHPPRPSTAISTRQAQKGSTVADWRRLHRRKLYETILGELDWLIMKALEKDRRRRYGAASELADDIQRFLSGEAVLACPPSRIYQLRKTFQRHRLAIAFAALVLFSLVTISVVSTWQVIEVRRAKLASEMRERRANDLLESNQLQSAIAAYRNADLVQLTQLTGDALSQRQLSSLDGIGERSALLEFLRPAASPSPLWRIDLSSPVHEIAISPAGAQAICVCEDGNVMQGRLDGATMDWRLLGSHGEPTQAVAFSPDGSMAVSGSTSGVIKYWDLGQATCTRQVRPVHNGIESLVWSPDSQSVAAGSRYKGVWVGDAEGNEKFRFENDQRHETLLFSPDSSELYVPTREGIHVWDVAAAKQTRSIDTKPFSNIRAMCWAGPSSEWLIAGERYLDSLAVFDRVSGARMGSFNVSASYAQSLSASPDGMWLTVGFGDGRLQLIQLRRFDTTHVDGTIHAQMTAHQQDKSRLAVKWLGDDSQQFVTAGSDAVVQAWDRDAVMCRREISAAVAIETAYLLDNAAEPVLLLRGQEPLGLPIEKFSPQVARGLAAMESAHQIAIVELRTQQPLATIESPLEKHEHVSLSRDGGRLAAVGAGQICIWKSADRWASHELIAAFQTVDDANAVFADNNQTLICVTAEDTRVQELDIESGKIHRWHRLADPDVVALSNDQRLIAAGNDVTLQVWDRQSDRILLDIQNQSSLWALCFLADDRVLISGHNDGRIMAWHVPTGQPLGVVYHPRNGLRRPRSIQVSPDGRRILIIYPSENGYVPVLLGR; this is translated from the coding sequence ATGTCTGATCCATCGCAAAGTGACTCCATCAAGTCGGTTTTCATTAAGGCGATCGCGATTGACGATGTTGACGAGCGGCGGAGGATGGTCGAGCAAGCCTGCGGATCGGACGAAGTGATGCACGCGGCTGTGGAGCAATTGTTGGCTGCTCGTGATCGTCAGGACTCTAATGTTTTGGATGAAGTTGTCGACTATTTTGGAAGTCGCGAGACCCAGGGGATGTCGACCCGGTCGGGAATTTGTCCGCAGCCGATCGACAGCGACGTTCTACCACAGATCGATCGTTACAAGATTTGCGAGTTAATCGGCGAAGGTGGTATGGGAGCCGTCTATGTAGCCCAGCAGGAGGAGCCGGTCCGCCGCAAGGTGGCCGTGAAAGTGATTCGTGCGGGTATCGCCACAAAAGAGACGATGGCTCGATTCTCGGCCGAGCGTCAGGCTTTGGCGTTGATGGATCATCCCAACATTGCCAAAGTCCTTGATGGCGGTGCGACGACAGCCGGGCAACCCTACCTGGTGATGGAATTGGTTCAGGGGTTACCGATTACCGAGTACGCCGATACCAAGAGGCTAAGTACGGAGGAACGCTTGCAGATTTTCGTAAAGGTTTGTCGTGCGGTCCAGCACGCTCATCGAAAAGGGGTGATTCATCGCAACTTGAAACCATCGAACATCTTGGTAGCCGAAATTGATGATGAAGCGGTCCCCAGCGTGATCGATTTTGGATTGGCCAAGGCCCTCGATCATCCACTCACGGACAATACGATCTACACCGGTTTCGCCCAGATGGTGGGGACGCCGATGTATATGAGCCCCGAACAAGCCGAGATGGGGGTGATTGATATCGACACTCGCAGCGATGTTTATTCGCTCGGTGTATTGTTGTACGAACTCGTAGTCGGTGCTCCGCCTTTTGATCACGCCACATTCAAGGCGGCGAGCTTTGACGAGGTCCGCCGGATCATTCGCGACGAGCACCCACCACGACCGAGCACAGCGATCAGCACGCGACAAGCCCAGAAAGGATCGACGGTTGCTGATTGGAGACGGCTCCATCGGCGCAAGCTATACGAAACGATTCTCGGAGAGCTGGATTGGTTGATCATGAAGGCGTTGGAAAAAGATCGCCGGCGTCGCTATGGGGCGGCATCCGAATTGGCCGACGACATTCAACGATTCTTGTCCGGCGAAGCGGTCCTGGCTTGCCCACCATCACGGATCTATCAACTTCGCAAAACGTTCCAGCGTCATCGCTTGGCGATCGCGTTTGCAGCACTGGTCCTGTTTTCACTCGTCACCATCAGTGTCGTTTCGACCTGGCAAGTGATTGAAGTTCGCCGTGCCAAGTTAGCCAGTGAGATGCGCGAACGGCGAGCCAATGACTTGCTCGAGAGTAATCAATTGCAATCCGCCATTGCGGCGTATCGGAATGCCGATCTTGTGCAACTGACTCAGCTCACCGGCGATGCACTGAGTCAACGCCAGCTATCGTCACTTGACGGGATTGGCGAGCGCAGTGCATTGTTGGAATTCTTGCGTCCCGCAGCATCTCCGTCGCCACTTTGGCGCATCGACCTCTCGTCGCCCGTGCATGAGATCGCGATTTCGCCCGCCGGGGCACAAGCGATCTGTGTTTGTGAGGATGGCAACGTGATGCAGGGGCGGCTTGACGGAGCGACGATGGACTGGCGGCTATTGGGAAGTCATGGGGAACCGACCCAGGCGGTTGCGTTCTCTCCGGATGGTTCCATGGCGGTCAGCGGATCGACATCGGGAGTGATCAAATATTGGGATTTGGGACAAGCAACCTGCACGAGACAGGTGCGGCCGGTGCATAACGGGATTGAATCGCTTGTCTGGTCCCCCGACAGCCAGTCGGTTGCGGCGGGCTCTCGATACAAGGGTGTCTGGGTTGGCGATGCGGAAGGCAATGAAAAATTTCGCTTCGAAAATGATCAGCGGCACGAGACCCTTTTGTTCTCGCCCGACAGCAGCGAATTGTATGTGCCGACGCGGGAAGGTATTCACGTTTGGGATGTCGCCGCCGCGAAGCAGACTCGATCGATTGATACGAAGCCCTTTTCCAACATTCGTGCGATGTGTTGGGCAGGCCCCAGTAGCGAGTGGTTAATCGCCGGCGAACGCTATTTAGATTCGTTGGCGGTCTTTGATCGGGTTTCCGGCGCACGGATGGGTTCGTTTAACGTCAGTGCATCCTACGCGCAATCTTTGTCAGCTTCGCCCGACGGAATGTGGCTGACCGTTGGGTTCGGTGATGGACGGCTACAATTGATTCAGCTTAGGCGTTTCGATACCACGCACGTCGACGGAACGATCCATGCACAGATGACCGCACATCAGCAGGATAAGTCACGACTTGCGGTGAAATGGCTCGGCGATGACTCCCAGCAATTTGTCACCGCGGGAAGTGACGCCGTGGTACAAGCTTGGGATCGCGATGCCGTCATGTGTCGGCGTGAAATTAGCGCGGCGGTCGCGATCGAGACGGCTTATCTGCTCGACAACGCGGCGGAGCCGGTGTTGCTTCTGCGGGGACAAGAGCCGCTCGGATTGCCGATTGAAAAGTTTTCTCCTCAGGTCGCCAGGGGACTGGCGGCGATGGAAAGCGCTCATCAGATTGCGATCGTGGAGTTGCGAACTCAGCAACCGCTTGCCACGATCGAGTCGCCGCTCGAAAAACACGAGCACGTCAGTCTTTCGCGTGATGGCGGTCGGCTTGCTGCAGTCGGTGCAGGGCAAATTTGCATTTGGAAATCTGCCGATCGCTGGGCCAGCCATGAGTTGATCGCGGCGTTTCAAACCGTGGACGATGCCAATGCCGTCTTCGCTGATAACAATCAAACGTTGATTTGCGTTACTGCTGAGGACACGCGGGTGCAAGAGTTGGATATCGAGTCGGGCAAGATCCACCGTTGGCACCGTTTGGCCGATCCCGATGTCGTCGCTTTAAGTAACGATCAACGCCTGATTGCCGCCGGAAACGATGTCACGCTGCAGGTTTGGGATCGCCAGTCCGATCGAATCTTATTGGACATTCAGAACCAATCGAGTCTCTGGGCACTTTGTTTCCTGGCCGATGACCGGGTCTTGATCTCGGGTCACAACGACGGCCGGATCATGGCATGGCACGTTCCAACCGGCCAACCACTCGGGGTTGTATACCATCCGAGAAACGGATTACGCCGGCCAAGAAGCATCCAAGTGTCGCCTGACGGACGACGAATACTGATCATCTACCCCAGCGAAAACGGTTACGTCCCCGTGCTGCTGGGCCGCTAG